CTGATAACATGAGCAGGATCAGCAATACTCCTGCCGTACGTAAAGGATTAGTTCTGATCCAGCCCGTCAGATTCCGATATAAGGCAATCAGATTGGTTTTAAATTTTTCCATATATTAACCTCTTTCGTTTTTGTATAAAAATACCCCACTATCAATTTGTTAAACATTAATCCTGATTAATTTGAGCTCATTTTCAATTTTTGATTAATATTTTACATTCTATTTAAGTTTTCTTCAATTTTAAAATCTATCATATCTTTTTTATAAAACCATATTCAAGAAGTTAATGGTTCTTTCATTCTGGGGATTGGCAAAAATTTCCTGGGGTGGTCCCTGTTCTACAATATAGCCTTCATCAATAAAAATTACCCGATCGGCCACCTCTCTGGCAAAACCCATTTCATGGGTTACAACAACCATGGTCATTCCTTCCTTAGCCAGCTGCTTCATGACGCTCAAAACCTCACCGACCATTTCCGGGTCCAGCGCCGAAGTGGGCTCGTCAAACAGCATCACATCTGGATTCATAGCCAAGGCTCTGGCGATTGCCACCCGCTGCTGCTGACCACCAGATAATTGCCCCGGATAAGTAGAAGCCTTTTCTTCAAGTCCTACTCGCTTTAATAAACCCATTGCAATCGCATTAGCTTCATCTTTCGATTTCAGTTTTAAGGACACTGGTGCCAGACAAATATTCTCAAGGACAGTCATATGGGGAAAGAGATTAAACTGCTGAAACACCATTCCAATATTTTGCCGAAAGAGATTAATTTTTTCATGGGCTCCGGTAATATCGTTTCCGTCCACCTCCACAGTTCCGCTGGTGGCTTCTTCCAGAGCATTCATGCAACGCAAGAGGGTACTTTTACCGGAACCGGAGGGTCCGATAATGCAAACTACTTCCTGTTCTTTGATTTCCAGGTTAATGTCTTTTAGAACTTCAAGCTCCCCAAATGTCTTTTTAAGATTTTTAATTTTTACTTTTCCCATACGACATCTTCCTTTCTATCTGTTTTGATATTTTCGATAAAATCATAATCACAATAAAATACATAACTCCGACAATCAACCACATTTTAAAGCTCTGATAATTATTGGCAATAATCAGTTTTCCAGTCTGGGTCAATTCGACCACTCCAATAACCGATAGCAAGGATGTATCTTTAAGCGTAATAATACACTGATTAATAAGCGCCGGGGTCATTGTTCTGATCGCCTGTGGCAAAATAACTTTTCTCATTGCCAATCCATAGGGCAGTCCCAGGCTTCGGGCCGCTTCCATCTGGCCCTTGTTGATGGACTCAATTCCGCCTCGAAATATCTCAGCCAGGTAGGCACCGGCATTAAGGCTTAGCGTAATAATTCCCGCCAGGTTTTGGTCCAGTCTGATGCCCAATGCCATTGGTATCCCAAAATAAATAAAAAACGCCTGCACCAGCAGTGGCGTTCCCCGCACAATATCCACATAAACAACAGCAATGGCCCGCAACCATTTTTGCGGTGCTACAGACAGGAGTCCAAAAACCAGGCCGATAATCGCCGCAAATACAAGTGAAATAATTGTAATCTCAACAGTCATTCCCAGACCGCCTAACAGGCGAGACCAGTTCTGGACAATAAGTTCTACTATACTCAACTTTTCCTCCTTAATAAACGGTTGTCCAATAGTCTTGACTCACTCTCGAACCAACACTTTTGGATAACCTAGAGAAATCATCTGCCAGCTGAGCTGACAGATGATTCCAAATAATTCTTCCATTTTTAGATTTAACTACTCCTGAATATAGGTATCCAGAATTTCCTGATACTTTCCGTTTGCCTTTAAATTGGCAAGACCAGCATTGAACATCGCCAGAAGCTCAGCATTTTCGCCTTTTTTAACGGCAAAACCATAAGAGCTGCCACGTTCCATTTCAGTCACAATTTTAAACGGCATTCCATTGACAATAGCATCTCCAACAACCGGATAATCTTCAAACATAGCCACAGAATTACCCGCTTTTACATCTTCATACATATTTGCTGAATCCGGGAAAGAAATAAGCTCAAATCCATACTGGTCCTTAATCGACTCGGCAAAGGCAGACCCTTCAGTCCCGTTTTTCACAGCCACTCTCTGGCCGGCCAGATCTTCA
This genomic interval from Eubacteriaceae bacterium ES3 contains the following:
- a CDS encoding amino acid ABC transporter ATP-binding protein; its protein translation is MGKVKIKNLKKTFGELEVLKDINLEIKEQEVVCIIGPSGSGKSTLLRCMNALEEATSGTVEVDGNDITGAHEKINLFRQNIGMVFQQFNLFPHMTVLENICLAPVSLKLKSKDEANAIAMGLLKRVGLEEKASTYPGQLSGGQQQRVAIARALAMNPDVMLFDEPTSALDPEMVGEVLSVMKQLAKEGMTMVVVTHEMGFAREVADRVIFIDEGYIVEQGPPQEIFANPQNERTINFLNMVL
- a CDS encoding amino acid ABC transporter permease, translating into MSIVELIVQNWSRLLGGLGMTVEITIISLVFAAIIGLVFGLLSVAPQKWLRAIAVVYVDIVRGTPLLVQAFFIYFGIPMALGIRLDQNLAGIITLSLNAGAYLAEIFRGGIESINKGQMEAARSLGLPYGLAMRKVILPQAIRTMTPALINQCIITLKDTSLLSVIGVVELTQTGKLIIANNYQSFKMWLIVGVMYFIVIMILSKISKQIERKMSYGKSKN